The segment ATAGGTTTCCACCTCGAAGGGAGGATCGGGGGAGACCGGCTCCTCCCCCATGTGCCCGCGCCTTCTGCGGCCGAAGCGAGCCTCGAAGAGAGCGGGCGTGCGGTAGGAGACCATGGCGATGCGGCGGGCCAGGTCCAGCCCCGCGGCGGGCTCGCCCCGCCGGGCCGCGTGGCGGACGGCTTCCCGGCCCAGGTGATCGAAGGCGACCATCCAGGCCCCCGCCGCCACATCCCCCGCGATGGGCACGGCGGTCTCGATCAGGCCGGGGAACTCCACGGCCAATTCCCAGATCACCATGGCTCCCAGGGACCCGCCCACGGCGCACCGGAGGCGTGAGATCCCCAGGCGCGAAACCAGGGCCCGCAGTGCCCTCGCCATGTCCCGGGTCGTGAGGACGGGAAAGCCGGACCCGTAGGGCCTCCCCGTTTCGGGACGCAGGCTGGACGGCCCGGTGCTTCCGTATCCGCTCCCCGGAAGGTTGGCGCAAAGGACGAAGCACCGGGAGGGATCCACCGCCCGCCCACTCCCGACGAGGCCTTCCCACCAGCCGGGGCGCCCGTCTCCCGAGGAGCCTCCCGAGGCGGCGTGGGCGTCTCCCGTGAGGGCGTGGACCAGAAGGACCGTCCCCTCCTCCGCCCGGTCGGGGTCGCCCCACGTCTCGTAGGCGATATCGAGGCGGGGGAGCGCGTCCCCGCATTCCAGCGGAAAGGGACCGTCGTGGCGATACGGCGAGGGCCCGGGCGGCGGGCCGTCGAGCTTCGAGGGACTA is part of the Acidobacteriota bacterium genome and harbors:
- a CDS encoding homoserine O-acetyltransferase gives rise to the protein MSSPSKLDGPPPGPSPYRHDGPFPLECGDALPRLDIAYETWGDPDRAEEGTVLLVHALTGDAHAASGGSSGDGRPGWWEGLVGSGRAVDPSRCFVLCANLPGSGYGSTGPSSLRPETGRPYGSGFPVLTTRDMARALRALVSRLGISRLRCAVGGSLGAMVIWELAVEFPGLIETAVPIAGDVAAGAWMVAFDHLGREAVRHAARRGEPAAGLDLARRIAMVSYRTPALFEARFGRRRRGHMGEEPVSPDPPFEVETYLAHQGRKLVGRFDADAYLSLLQAMDLHDIGRGRGGVDAALARVEAEVILVGIAEDLLVPAEDLRRSAVRLRGAGGKARYEEIRSPFGHDAFLAEPEAVGALLRRHVFGEAP